CGCGCCGGATACCCCCTATCGCGCTTGGATTGACACCTATGTCAGCGACCGCTTCGATGCCGCGGTAGAGGCGTGCTGCGCCGTTGCCGAACGCCTATACGAATCCGCGCAGGGCACCACCCGCGACAGCATGTGCACCATATTCGCGCGCAGCACCTTGCTTGAATGGAGCTTCTGGGACAGCGCTTGGCATGGCCATGCTTGGCCTGATCCGGTGGCAGTGGGGCAGGGGTGAACGCAGCCAAGGCATGGACCCCGATTGCGACAATTGTTCCAAGCCGGGCGGGAAACCCGGCGCAGTGCAATCGTTTTGTCATGGAAGGCTGTTACGAACTGGTTAAGCGGGGTAATCCCCCAATGTCACCAAGCTGTGGACAGGCGCGATGCAGACCATATTCAGTGCTTTTGCCGAATCTCGGATGCAGGATCGTATGTGCCAAGCTCGCGCCGCTTTGTGGAGGCGGAAATGAGCCTGATGGCTGCCCTTGGTGTTGCGGGTTTGACCGGGGTGCATCTGCTCTCGGCAGCGCTTGTGGCTGCGCGTCTGAGGCCTGCCACCGTGACCCGTGTTCACCGCCCGGTTTCCATAACGCTTCTGCGCCCCGTGCATGGGCTGGATGCGTTCGATCTGGAAACGCTGGAAAGCAGCTTTTATCTGGCTTGGCCGGACTATGAGATCATCTTTTGCGCTGCCCATGCCGATGACCCGGTCTGCGAAGCCCTGCGCCAGATGATCGCGCGGCACCCCAACCGCCGCGCCCGGTTGATGATCGGAGAGCACAGGACCACCGCGAACCCAAAGCTGAACAATCTTGAAAAAGGTTGGCGCGCGGCAAGTGGCGAAGTGATCGTCATGGCGGATGCCAACCTGCTTTTGCCGCCCGATTACCTGCAACGCCTGTTCGCCGTCTGGGACGAGGACTGCGCACTGGTCAGCAGCCCGCCCGCAGGCATTCGCCCCGGCAACCTTTGGGGCGCGGTTGAATGCGCCTTTCTGAACGGGTTTCAGGGCCGCTGGCAACTGGCGGCGGACAGTGTCGGTTTGGGCTATGCCCAAGGCAAGACCTTGATGGTGCGCAAGGATTGGCTGGAACAGGCCGGCGGGTTGCAGGCGTTGGGCCGCAACCTTGCCGAAGACGTGGCCTTCACCAAACTGGTGCGCGAACGTGGCGGCAAGGTGCGGCTGACACGGCAAATGTTCGCGCAGCCTGTGGGCGAGCGTCGCGCGCGTGCCGTTTGGGACCGGCAGTTGCGCTGGTCACGGGTGCGGCGCGATGGGTTCGCGGGGCTGTTCGCCTTCGAGATCTTGCTGGGCGGCTTGCCGCCCGCGCTGATGTTGGCCAGCTTTGCCGGGCCTGGCTGGATTCTGCCTTTCCTTGCCTTGTGGTATGGCACGGAATGGGCCTTGTCGCGTGCGGCGGGTTGGCCGCATGGCCCGCGCGACGTGGCCGCCATGGTGCTGCGTGACCTTATGCTGCCCGCGCTCTGGGTCGCCGCCTATGCGCGGCGTGGCTTCGAATGGCGCGGCACGCGGCTGGATGCCGCGCAGCATGATCCAGCTTGAAACGCTCGCCCCTCTGGTCGCGGAGTTCGGCTTGTGGATCGTGGCGGCGGCGGCGATCATAGAAGGGCCGATCGTTACTGTCTTGTCCACGGCACTGGCGCGGCAAGGCTTGCTGCCTTTGGTGCCCTTGGCGGCCATCCTGCTGTTGGGCGATCTGGTGGGGGATTTGCTGCACTATGCCCTTGGCCGACGTGGGCTGGCCCAGATGCCGCGTGCATGGCGGCGGTGGCTGGGGCTTGGCCCGGCGCGCGCGCTCCAACTGACCCGGCATTTCGGGCAGCATGGCGGCAAGACGTTGATGCTGGCCAAGCTGACCCATTCGGTCGGTGCGCCTGTTCTTGTGGCTGCCGGGATGGCCCGGATGCCGGTTGGGCAGTTCTTGGGGTGGAACGCGCTGGCATCGGTTCCCAAAACCGCCGCGCTTATGGCGCTGGGCTGGTATGCGGGCGATGCGTGGCGGCAGATCGAAACATGGCTGGGGCGCTGGACATGGGTTGTCCTGATCTTGCTGGTTGCCTCGCTGGCGCTTTGGTGGCTTTGGAGGAAACGATGGCCGCAAACGTAAGCTGCATCATTCCCGCCTATAATGAAGGCCCGCGCATTGCGCAGGTTCTGGCGGTGGTCCGCGCGCAGCCACTGATTGACGAGGTGATCGTGGTGGACGATGCCTCTGACGATGACACGGCTGCGCAGGTTCTGGCTATGGCGGATGTTACCTTGATCCGGCAGCCCCGCAATGGCGGGAAATCGCGCGCCGTCGCCGCCGGGTTGCGCGCGGCGAAGGGGCGGATCATTCTGTTCTTGGATGCAGATCTGACCGGGCTGGATGCACAGGCCCTGCGGGCCTTGATCCTGCCGGTTGTGACAGGCCGCGCCGATACCACGATCAGCCTGCGTGGCAATGCGCCTTGGCCGTGGCGGCTAATTGGCCTTGATTACATCTCTGGCGAGCGGGCCATGACGCGCGCATTCGCCCCGTGTCCCGATCTGTTGCAAACCCTGCCGCGGTTCGGGATGGAGGTGGCGATGAACCGCCTCTGGCTGGACCGCACCGCCCGGTTGCAAGTGGTCGCTTGGCCCAAGGTCGCCAGCCCCTTGAAGGGCGCGAAGCGCGGCTTTGTGGCCGGGCTTGTTGCGGATATTGCCATGCTGCGCGATATCGTCGCCACCGTCGGTGCCCGCGAGATTCTGGCGCAGATACGCGGCCTGCGGCGCAATCGTATCCAGACCGTGACCGGCAGAGCGCGGCCAGATGCTGTGCAGCACCAAGGCTGAACGAAGAGTCTGCGCATTTAGTCAGACGCGCAGCCCGTCTGTGCCAAAGAAGCTAAGCCGCTCGGGTTCGAACGCCAGCCCGATGCGGTCGCCCGGCCTGACGGGGCTATCGCCTTGAATGCGCGACATGACCTGTCCAAGCGCGCCGCAATCGGTCACGACAAAGCTGTCGGCGCCAAGATATTCGACCACTTCGACACTGCCGGAACACTGGCCCGCGCCCGGTTCGACCATACGGATATGTTCAGGCCGCACCCCTAGATGAACTGCTGGGCCGGTGCCCGCGAAGGGCCCGGTTCCGCCACCGTCCAGATGATACGCGCCCGCATCGGTCCGGCAAGGCAAGATGTTCATCTTGGGGCTGCCGATGAACTGGGCCACGAACAGGTTGGCGGGGCGCTCATACAGCTCTTTCGGGGTGCCGACCTGCGCAATCTTGCCAAATTCCAGCACCACGATACGGTCCGCCAGCGTCATCGCCTCGACCTGATCATGGGTGACGTAAATCATCGTGGCTTGCAGCCGGTGATGCAGCTTGGCGATTTCCAGACGCATCTCGACCCGCAAGGCGGCATCTAGGTTCGACAGCGGTTCGTCGAACAAGAAGGCCGTCGGGTCGCGCACGATACAGCGCCCGATCGCCACGCGCTGCCGCTGCCCGCCTGACAGGTCTTTGGGGCGGCGGTCCAGATAGGGTTCCAGCTTCAGCACCTCTGCGGCCTTGTCGACCTTGGCGGCGATTTCGGCCTTGGATGCGCCAGCGGTTTTCAGCGAAAACCCCATATTGTCGCGCACCGACATATGCGGATATAGCGCATAGCTTTGGAACACCATCGCAAGCCCACGTTTCGAGGGTGGCTCTGCCGTGACATCGCGGCTGTCAATCTCCAGCGTGCCGCGGCTGATGTCTTCCAACCCGCCGATCATGCGCAGCAGCGTGGATTTGCCGCATCCCGAAGGGCCAACGAACACCACGAATTCGCCGTCGTGTATGTCAAGGTCTATGCCTTTGATGACCTGCACCTCGCCGAACCATTTTTCGACTGTGTTCAACCGTATCCTACCCATCACGCACCCCCGTTCGAGGGCGAGGCCC
The DNA window shown above is from Roseibaca calidilacus and carries:
- a CDS encoding ceramide glucosyltransferase yields the protein MSLMAALGVAGLTGVHLLSAALVAARLRPATVTRVHRPVSITLLRPVHGLDAFDLETLESSFYLAWPDYEIIFCAAHADDPVCEALRQMIARHPNRRARLMIGEHRTTANPKLNNLEKGWRAASGEVIVMADANLLLPPDYLQRLFAVWDEDCALVSSPPAGIRPGNLWGAVECAFLNGFQGRWQLAADSVGLGYAQGKTLMVRKDWLEQAGGLQALGRNLAEDVAFTKLVRERGGKVRLTRQMFAQPVGERRARAVWDRQLRWSRVRRDGFAGLFAFEILLGGLPPALMLASFAGPGWILPFLALWYGTEWALSRAAGWPHGPRDVAAMVLRDLMLPALWVAAYARRGFEWRGTRLDAAQHDPA
- a CDS encoding DedA family protein codes for the protein MIQLETLAPLVAEFGLWIVAAAAIIEGPIVTVLSTALARQGLLPLVPLAAILLLGDLVGDLLHYALGRRGLAQMPRAWRRWLGLGPARALQLTRHFGQHGGKTLMLAKLTHSVGAPVLVAAGMARMPVGQFLGWNALASVPKTAALMALGWYAGDAWRQIETWLGRWTWVVLILLVASLALWWLWRKRWPQT
- a CDS encoding glycosyltransferase family 2 protein; protein product: MAANVSCIIPAYNEGPRIAQVLAVVRAQPLIDEVIVVDDASDDDTAAQVLAMADVTLIRQPRNGGKSRAVAAGLRAAKGRIILFLDADLTGLDAQALRALILPVVTGRADTTISLRGNAPWPWRLIGLDYISGERAMTRAFAPCPDLLQTLPRFGMEVAMNRLWLDRTARLQVVAWPKVASPLKGAKRGFVAGLVADIAMLRDIVATVGAREILAQIRGLRRNRIQTVTGRARPDAVQHQG
- a CDS encoding ABC transporter ATP-binding protein; protein product: MGRIRLNTVEKWFGEVQVIKGIDLDIHDGEFVVFVGPSGCGKSTLLRMIGGLEDISRGTLEIDSRDVTAEPPSKRGLAMVFQSYALYPHMSVRDNMGFSLKTAGASKAEIAAKVDKAAEVLKLEPYLDRRPKDLSGGQRQRVAIGRCIVRDPTAFLFDEPLSNLDAALRVEMRLEIAKLHHRLQATMIYVTHDQVEAMTLADRIVVLEFGKIAQVGTPKELYERPANLFVAQFIGSPKMNILPCRTDAGAYHLDGGGTGPFAGTGPAVHLGVRPEHIRMVEPGAGQCSGSVEVVEYLGADSFVVTDCGALGQVMSRIQGDSPVRPGDRIGLAFEPERLSFFGTDGLRV